TGCGGTTGTAGTGGTCGAGCGCTTCCATGGCCGCGCGCGGTGCCGGGCAAACGCCGCCATTATTGAGGTTGATCAGGGTAGGGCTGCAGGCGAAGGAGGCCCGCACCTGGCGCCAGAATTCCTCGGCATCACCGCTGGGTGCCGGGCCAGGGCCGATTCCAGGGAAGGCGGCATCGAGGCGCTGGTGCAGGGCCAGCCCGCCTAGCAAGGCGGCGCTCTGGCGGATGAAGCTGCGGCGGTCGGTCATGCACCGAATGTATTGGGCGCAGCAATGCGGATAACCTTGTTAGCATCGAGCTCCGAAGGCGGACACGGCAGGGGAGGGAGCGGGGCGACCTTTGTTCGCAACTGCCGTGCGATGATGCTCCCGACCCTACGGATCTGGCTGTTCCCTGCGATCGCCTCAGCGCTCATCGGCGCCCCTGCCGCGTTGGCTCAGGTCCCCGCGCAATGCCTCGAGATCGAGAGCATCCTGGTGGATGCCTGCATCGACCTGGCCCAATGCCCCGGCGCTTCCGAAGGTCAGAACGAGATGGTGCGCTTCCGCACTGGGCCGCAGCCCATCGCCTTGAGTGAGCTGGAAGCCGATTGGCCCAACAACAGTTGGAACGGGCTCGTGCAGGACGCCATGACCGCGGCCCTCACCGATTCGCTGAACGCCGCCATCCAAGGTTGCGGCTGGTTGCTGGAGCCGCCGGCTGGCGTGATTCCCCCGGGCAGCCAGGTGCTCATGGTCACCAGCACGATGATGTGCACCGCTGCGAACTCCTTCGCGAACCTGAGCGATACGCTCTACATCGTGTTCCAAGCGCCGGGCAACACCAGCGGCCATTTCGCCAACCACAACAACGGGGCGGCCATCAGCCCAACGCCCGTGGGCGCCGAGAGCCTTCGCACCCTGATCCTCATTTACCTGCCCACCGGCTGCGCCGATACGGCCGTCTACGATCGCGCTCAGCTCGTGAACGTTTTCGGCACCTACGGCGGCGCGAGCGCGGAGAACGATGGGGCCACCGCGCAATTCAGTTGGCCAGGCACCCCCACGGTGACCTATGTGAACTACGGCTGCCAGGCGCCTTTCGAGCCTACGCTGGTGAGCGTGATCGATGTGGATGGGAGCATCTGCAACGGAGCAGGCAATGTGCAGCTGGTGGGGAGTGTTTCGGGCACCGATGTGGTGAGCGTGCTCTGGCAGGGCGGCACAGGCAGCTTCGATGACCCAACCTCGCTCACCACGAATTACACTGCTGGCGCAGGCGATGTCGGGCCTGTCGTGGTGCAGCTCTGCGCGTTCGGCGCCTGCGGCTTGCCCATCTGCATCGATTACACCCTGCCCGGCGGTGCGGCTCCGCTAGTGACGATCGCTGCAGATGGCCCAACGGCGCTTTGCCCCGGGCAGAGCGTCATGCTCACGGCGAATGGTGCCGACAGCTACTCATGGAGCACGAGCGAGGTCACGGCATCCATCACGGTTTCGGCGCCCGGCACCTACAGCGTGGAAGGAACCAATGCATGCGGAACAGGTGACGCGCAGGTCGAAGTGACGCAGGCGGCCGGCCCAACCGTCTCCATCACTCCGAATGGCCCCACAGCGCTTTGCCCCGGGCAGAGCGTGGTGCTCACGGCGAGCGGCGCCGACACGTACCTGTGGAGCACGACCGAGGTCACCGCTGCCATCACGGTCTCAGCGCCCGGCACCTACAGCGTGCAAGGCACCAACGCTTGCGGCACGGGCAGCGCGCAGATCGAGGTGACCCAATCGGCTGGACCGACGGTGATCATCACGCCGGATGGGCCAACGGACATCTGCCCCGGGCAGAGCGTGGTGCTCACCGCGAGCGGAGCAGACAACTATGCATGGAGCACGACGGAAGTCACGGCATCCATCACGGTTTCGGCGCCGGGCACGTACAGCGTGCAAGGCTCCAACGCCTGCGGGACCGGCAGCGCGCAGATCGAGGTGACCCAAGCCGCCGGGCCAACAGTGATCGTCACGCCGGATGGGCCAACGGACGTCTGCCCCGGCCAGAGCGTGGTGCTCACAGCGAGCGGTGCCGATACCTATTCATGGAGCACGCAGGAGGTCACGGAATCCATCACCGTGAACCAGGCCGGGACCTATTCCGTGACCGGAACGAACAGCTGCGGCACCGGCTCCGCGCAGATCACCGTGAATGTGATCGTGGTCAGCGCGTCGTTCACTGCCGTTCCTGCCTTCGGTGATCCACCCCTCGATGTGAGCTTCACGAATTCGAGTTCGCCCGCCAACGGCGCGATGTCCTGGCAATTCGGTGATGGAGGCACCAGCGCTGATTTCGAACCGACGCATACCTACTTGGATGATGGCTCCTATACTGTAACGCTCACGGTATCTGCGCAGGGCTGCGTGGCCACTGCCTCCGCCATCGTGGTGGTGGGCGAGGGCGACATCGTACCGAGCATGGTGGAAGTGCCGAACGTATTCACGCCTAATGGCGATGGCGTGAACGATCAGTTCCGCTTGGACGCCATCGGCATCGAGCGCATCGAGGTCTTCATCTTCAACCGCTACGGGCAGGAGGTGGCTCGATTGCAGCGCGCCAAGCAAGCGTGGGATGGCCGCACTTTCGGGGGAGAGCCATGCAGTGAGGGCACCTATTTCTGGGTGCTCGAGGCCACCGGCTTTGACGGCGTGGAGCACAGCATGAAGGGTAGCCTCACGTTGCTGCGCTGATCCCGGCACAACGCGTTTTGGCAAATGGGGAAGCGCCGGGCCGCCCCCGATCCCCGTCCTTTGCACGCGATGCGGAAGATGCGACCGGCGATCCTGATCCTGCTTCTTGCAGGGGTGAGCGCCGCATGGGGCCAATGCCCTGTCACGATCTCCTCTTTCCCGTACGACCAAGGGTTCGAGGCGGGTCCGTCGTGGGTGGCCGGAGGTGCCAGCAGCGATTGGGCTTGGGGCGCTCCGAACAAACCAGCGATCAATGGTGCGGGCGGGGGCGACAATGCCTGGGTGGTGGGCGGCCTCACCGGCTCATTCTACAACTACGGTGAACAGAGCTGGCTCGAAGGCCCCTGCTTCGACTTCAGCGCATTGCCCTATCCATACGTATCGTTCAAGATCTTCTGGGAGTGCGAGCGCACCTACGACGGTCTCGGTTTCCAGTACTCCCTCGATCAGGGCCAGACATGGTCGAACGTCGGTTCGGTGAATGATCCGCCGAGCTGCTTCGATCAGAACTGGTTCAACACCACCAACATCAACAACCTGAACCTCGCGAATCCGAAGCAGGGTTGGAGCGGTCGCCTCGGCGCCACCCAAGGCAGCTGTGCCGGCGGGCAAGGCAGCGCAGGATGGGTGACGGCCTCGCACTGCCTGTCATTCCTCGCTGGCGAACCGAGCGTGAAGTTCCGTTTCATCTTCGGTGCGGGCACCACCTGCAACAGCTACGATGGCATCGCGATCGACGATGTGCACATCGGCGAGAAACCCGATGAGCCCACGGCGATCCAGTCCGAGTGCTTTGGCAATGAGCTGGTCATCGAGGATGTGCAGACCTGCTCCACTTCCTGGCTCTGGGATTTCGGGGACCCCGCTTCCGGTGCTGGCAATACGAGTGATCTGCTCGCGCCTTCGCACATCTTCAGCGCCCCGGGCACCTACACGGTGACCTTCACGCGTTTCTTCGATTGCCGCTCTCCGCAAGTCACCACCATCGGCCTGACCATCCTCGGCTTGGAGGTGAATGCCACGCAGCCCACCTGCGCTGGCGGGGATGGAGCACTGGAGGCGATCGTCACGAATGCGGCAGGACCTCTCACTTTCTTATGGAATCCGGTTGGCAGCAATGCCGGCAGCATCAGCGGGCTCGACGCGGGCACTTACGACCTGAATGTGACCGGTGGAGCGGGCACATGCCCTACGGGGGCCATCGTGACATTGGATCAACCTCCAGCGGCTCCGGTGGTGAGCGCCAGTGCTGCAGCAGCCTCCTGTTCCGGGTTCTCCGATGGATCAGCGACAGCCAACGTGAGCGCGGGCACCGCGCCCTTCACCTTCGCATGGTCGCCATCGGGCGGAAGCAACGCCACGGCGGCGGGCCTGGTCGCGGGCACTTATACCTGCACCGTGACCGATGCCAATGGCTGCAGCGCTTCTGCCAGTGCGGCCGTCACGGAGCCATCACCATTGAACATCATAGCCGATGATACCGTGAGCATTTGCATTGGCGATGCTATCACATTGTCCGCCGTCGCCAGCGGGGGAACACCGGGCTATGCCTATGCGTGGAGCCCCGACGGCCCTCAGGTATCGCCGCTCATGAGCA
The DNA window shown above is from Flavobacteriales bacterium and carries:
- a CDS encoding gliding motility-associated C-terminal domain-containing protein; its protein translation is MRKMRPAILILLLAGVSAAWGQCPVTISSFPYDQGFEAGPSWVAGGASSDWAWGAPNKPAINGAGGGDNAWVVGGLTGSFYNYGEQSWLEGPCFDFSALPYPYVSFKIFWECERTYDGLGFQYSLDQGQTWSNVGSVNDPPSCFDQNWFNTTNINNLNLANPKQGWSGRLGATQGSCAGGQGSAGWVTASHCLSFLAGEPSVKFRFIFGAGTTCNSYDGIAIDDVHIGEKPDEPTAIQSECFGNELVIEDVQTCSTSWLWDFGDPASGAGNTSDLLAPSHIFSAPGTYTVTFTRFFDCRSPQVTTIGLTILGLEVNATQPTCAGGDGALEAIVTNAAGPLTFLWNPVGSNAGSISGLDAGTYDLNVTGGAGTCPTGAIVTLDQPPAAPVVSASAAAASCSGFSDGSATANVSAGTAPFTFAWSPSGGSNATAAGLVAGTYTCTVTDANGCSASASAAVTEPSPLNIIADDTVSICIGDAITLSAVASGGTPGYAYAWSPDGPQVSPLMSTAFSVIATDANGCASEPFAVQVEVGDAGTPTFTVIDTLGCTPHCASFFADAEEGSFTWDLGDGTVITGGPSIRHCYSSGGVFDVRLTRADASGCSGTWVYAEAVHAIQSPTAAFSAVPPVTTIKEPLIQFINRSMGADSVLWSFGDPSDSTSSGYDAAFAYGEVGCFPVRLLVLNAEGCSSSAVVEVCVEDEFAVYIPNAFTPNGDGYNDLWGAITTVGLPREFELVVFDRWGGELYRGNEKQAFWDGAANGEVPIGVYPWRLRLRDTAGKVQERSGHVALLR
- a CDS encoding gliding motility-associated C-terminal domain-containing protein; amino-acid sequence: MMLPTLRIWLFPAIASALIGAPAALAQVPAQCLEIESILVDACIDLAQCPGASEGQNEMVRFRTGPQPIALSELEADWPNNSWNGLVQDAMTAALTDSLNAAIQGCGWLLEPPAGVIPPGSQVLMVTSTMMCTAANSFANLSDTLYIVFQAPGNTSGHFANHNNGAAISPTPVGAESLRTLILIYLPTGCADTAVYDRAQLVNVFGTYGGASAENDGATAQFSWPGTPTVTYVNYGCQAPFEPTLVSVIDVDGSICNGAGNVQLVGSVSGTDVVSVLWQGGTGSFDDPTSLTTNYTAGAGDVGPVVVQLCAFGACGLPICIDYTLPGGAAPLVTIAADGPTALCPGQSVMLTANGADSYSWSTSEVTASITVSAPGTYSVEGTNACGTGDAQVEVTQAAGPTVSITPNGPTALCPGQSVVLTASGADTYLWSTTEVTAAITVSAPGTYSVQGTNACGTGSAQIEVTQSAGPTVIITPDGPTDICPGQSVVLTASGADNYAWSTTEVTASITVSAPGTYSVQGSNACGTGSAQIEVTQAAGPTVIVTPDGPTDVCPGQSVVLTASGADTYSWSTQEVTESITVNQAGTYSVTGTNSCGTGSAQITVNVIVVSASFTAVPAFGDPPLDVSFTNSSSPANGAMSWQFGDGGTSADFEPTHTYLDDGSYTVTLTVSAQGCVATASAIVVVGEGDIVPSMVEVPNVFTPNGDGVNDQFRLDAIGIERIEVFIFNRYGQEVARLQRAKQAWDGRTFGGEPCSEGTYFWVLEATGFDGVEHSMKGSLTLLR